GAAGGAACGGCTGTTGATAATGCGGCTGTTCCTCCATTAATAAAGTTGTTTTCTTTTTCTGTTGTTACGCCGGATCGGTTTCTCATAGGATGACCTCTTGGATCAGTCTCTCAACTTCATCTTTTGCTTTGCTGTTTTCTGTCTCGTAGATAGTCATGGATTCAGCCCAGGCATCACGATGTGCTTTACGATCACAAATGCGGGTTACCGCCAGTTTCATTTGCGGAAAATCTTCCAGGACTTGTGCCGCTTCATTACCTTCATTCACAAACATATTGGTGGGGGTCATGTTGAGCACCAGGTAACCTTTTACTTCCTCATTGAAATCTTTCGCGGCAGTAAACACTGAACAGGTATGCGGCACAACATCGAGGTCCATCTGTGAGGGACGTAGTGGAGAGATGAAGACATCAGCAGCCATCAGGCCACTGCGCATCTCCGCGCTATCGCGTCCGGCGCAGTCAGCAATGATATAATCATAGGATTTTGCATGTTCTTTGAGCATTGCTTTGATATTACCGGAGGCACCGGTGACTGGGATATGCGGCAGTGATTCCGGCCGATTGTTGTACCACGTCAGCACTGATTTTTGGTCATCGGCATCTACAATCAACACCCGGTAGCCACGAGAGAGTAAACCAGCGGCAATGGAAACGGCCAACGTGCTTTTGCCTACCCCACCCTTCTGGCTACCTAAAACGATAATCATTGATGACCTCCATAGATGTCGTTCAAACAGAATTGACCTTATTTGGTTATCTTAACAAGATACCTGAATAACAACAAGACAAGATATTATCTTGTTAAGATTGGATTGGATCATAATATTATTTAGCAAAATCATGATATTTATGTATTGATATCATGTTAACTTATCAAGATATTATGTTTTTTGTGTGATATTATCTTAACAACTTGTTATATTTTGCAGTCAACCGATGCCACGTTTTGAGTCAGAGAATAGAGTTTATTGAGTCGTCATCTTCACGAAGGTGCTGACTAGAGACCAGAACATAATGGGCTTCGCAACGATGTCATGTCGTTTTTGCCAAGCGATAACTTCGCACCAGCATCGCTCTTTGCCCGGATGTTCAAAGCACTTCAGCTGTTTCATCTCTGGCATTCATTCTTAAATACGCGATGACAAAAATGCCCTTTTGTTGTTATCTTACTATCTTGTTAAGATGGTATCATGTTATGCCATGCTGATGTTTCGTGCGTGCGAATTATGTTGTACTAACTTCATAAGTTGTTATCTTAACTTCTTAACTTCTTAACTTCTTAACTTCTTAACTTCTTAACTTCTTAACTTCTTAACTTCTTAACTTCTTAACTTCTTAACTTCTTGATTCGTGTCACCCTCGGCATCGCTGCACAATCCATCCTGCCGATGCCTAAAGATGACAATTCGGGTGCTGAGTTGATAAGCACTATTGAGGATGGCTAATCAGAACGGCAAATGGTTTAATTTCTTACTAGGAAATTATCATAACAACTTAATAAAAAAATAATGTTATGATGTTAAGATATGTTGATACCAACATATTAAGAGGCTAAAGTAATATCTTATTAAGTTGTTGGCGTGATTTTCCCTGCCTGTCCTGGATGCCTGTTGTTCAGGTGAGCGTATGGCAAAGCGCGAAAGATGAGTGAACATCAGAAGGGAAGACGAGACTTCAAAGTAGTTGTCTTGTTATGATGTTGTTAGATTATCTTATTAAGATATCAAAATGTTAAGTTAACCGTGAGAAGAGGGATGTATTAAGATGCTATCTTAATATGATAATTATTTAACAGGATAACATCTTACTTGCTAACTGCTATGTCATGCCAAATTGCATTGGCATCGAATCAGACGTAGAAAAGAGGTCGTGAGGATAACCGCACCGGTTAACACCAGTGCGGTTCAGGTCTATCAGAAGCCAAAATTAACCCGCACCATTATCATCTGCGATCAGGTTTGTTGCTGGCCCAGCCCAGGGTTCCCTGATAAGCGATGCCTGGCGTAATGTGGTGAGGCAACAGGAAGTCCATTCCGACTCCGAGCGAAAGCAGTTTCCTACTCTGTGCATAGAGCGGCATAACCCACACGTGCACTGCCGTCGTCGTTCAATATGACCCTGTAAATTCAGGTAGCCCTAGGTAGCCGGTACAGCGTGATGGCCACGGAGACCCGCACTGGAAACAACCTGGGAAGAGGTTTGCGGTGCAAAGGCAAGGTTAAATGCACCCACTCCAATTCTGCATAGCCATCAAGCCAGGTGCGATAATATTGCACACCCGCATAAGGAGAAATCAGACTATCCGCTGTACGGAACTCATAACCGGAAGGCAGGGAGCCAAGTGCCTGATTCACAACCGCGACACTTGTCACCGAACCCATAATTGTCAGAGGGATCGCATTATTCGTGCTGCCGAAATTGATGGATAACACCTGGCGGTGTATCCGTCTGGCTTATTAATCATGCGGGCGCAGCACAGTAAAACTCGCTCGTAGTGGTGCGATTTAACGCGCTGTTTTCAGCAATTTTATAAAAGGGCTGTGATACAGTCGTTTCCTATAAATACTCCTATCACTTGCACAAACTCATCACGACATGACAACACATCATAAACTTGCTGTAATGCACTGGGGCACATATCGCGTTTCCACAACTGAAGGCGCTCTGACGGGCATAGAACCGGTCGAATGGGATCGTAACCCCTCCGCCATTGGCCAGTCACTGGTTGGTGCGGTCGATGGCGCAAGCCGTATCCGTCGTCCCGCCGTCCGTCTCGGCTATCTTCAACATGGGCGCGGTGCACGCCAGGGGCGCGGTAAAGAACCCTTTGTCGAGGTGAGCTGGGAAACCGCACTGGCGCTGGTGGCTGATGAACTCACCAGGGTGAAACAGACGCATGGCAATCAGGCGTTTTATGCCGGGTCTTATGGCTGGTCCAGCGCCGGACGTTTTCACCACGCCCAAAGCCAGTTGCACCGTTTTTTCAATCAGCTGGGTGGCTATACCGACAGCACCAATACCTACAGCCTGGCGGCAGCCGAGCGGTTGCTACCTCACATCATCGGTGAATTAGATGTGTTGCAAAAGCAACACACTCACTGGTCTTCGCTGGCAGAACATTGTGAGCTGTTTGTCGCCTTTGGTGGCCTGCCATTGCGCAATTCTCAAGTTAATGGCGGTGCCGCGAACGATCATTCGCTTAAACACTGGCTGGGAGAGATGCAGCGTAACGGGACGCACTTTATCAATGTCAGTCCGGTTAAGAACGATCTCTCAGGCGTCACTAATGCGGAGTGGCTGTCATTACAACCCGGTAGCGATACCGCACTGCTGCTGGCGTTGAGTTATGTACTGATTGACGAGTCACTTTACGATGCAAATTTTGTTGCCAGCCACACCGTCGGCTTTGCGCAATATCGTGACTATTTGGTGGGCAACAAAGACGGCAAAGCAAAAGACCCGGCATGGGCAGCGCAGATCACCGGCATTGATGCGCAGAAAATTCGCGAGCTGGCACGCTTTATGGCGGCAAAGCGCACCATGATCAATATCGCCTGGTCGCTCCAGCGTGCGTTCCAGGGAGAGCAAACGTTCTGGGCCACGGTGGCGCTGGCGGCGATGATCGGCCAGATCGGCACGCCGGGTGGTGGCCTTGGCTTTGCTTATGCCAGCACCAATCTGGCGGGTTCGGTGCGTCGTACCTTCTCCGGCCCGCGTTTTCCGGCCGGAAGCAATCCGATCAACAAGGTCATCCCGGTGGCGCGGCTTTCTGACATGTTGCTCAATCCAGGTGGTGCCTATCAGTTTGATGGTAAGGATTGCACCTATCCCGACATCCGCCTGGTGTATTGGGCTGGCGGTAATGCGTTCCACCATCATCAGGATCTGAACCGGCTGGTGGAAGCGTGGCGACAACCGGATACGGTGGTGGTACACGAACAGTATTGGACGGCACAGGCCAAGTTCGCCGATATCGTCTTTCCGGTGACCACCTCGCTGGAGCGCAATGATATTGGCAGTTCCAGCAATGATGGCTACATGATCGCTATGCGTCAGCATATCGCCGCGCAGGGCGAAGCCCGCAGTGATTACGCCATCTTCCATGCGCTGGCGGAAAAACTTGGTTTTGGCGAGAGCTTCAGTGAGGGACGCGATGCCGAGGCGTGGATCCGCTTTATTTATGACGCCTCTCGGCAACGTGCGGTGGCCGACGGTATCGAACTGCCCGCGTTTGATGATTTCTGGGCGCAGGGCATGCTGGAGTATGAACGCCCGGACCAACCGCAGATTTTCCTGCAAGCTTTCCGCGATGACCCGGAGCAGTCGCCATTACCAACGCCATCGGGAAAAATCGAACTATTCTCCCAGACGGTCGCCGATTTTGGCTATGAAGAGTGCCCCGGTCATCCCTTCTGGTATGAGCCGGAAGCGCAGTCACAACGAGCGACCGCCGCCCTCTGGCCGCTGCATCTGCTTTCAAGCCAACCGCGTACCCGCCTGCACAGTCAGTATGATCACGGCAGCGTAAGCCGCAAAACCAAGATTCAGGATCGTGAACCATTGTGGATGCATCCGCAGGATGCGGCGGCGCGTAATATCCAAGAGGGGAGCGTGGTTAAGGTCTTCAACTCACGTGGTAAGATCCTTGCGGGCGTCCATCTGAGCGAGGATATTCGTCCCGGTGTGGTGCAGATGTCGACCGGGGCGTGGTATGACCCACAAGACCCCAGTCTGCCGGACTCACTCGATAAACACGGTAATCCTAACGTACTGACAGAAGATCGGGGCAGTTCAAGGCTGGGCCAGGGTTGCAGCGCGCAAAGTTGTTGGGTGGAAATTGAGCGTTGGGATGAGCCGTTGCCAGAAGTGACGGCTTTTCAGCCGCCCATATTTGTAGCAATGAGCAAATAATACTAATACTGTTCATAAAGCCACAACTTTATGAACATCATTTAAATTCATTTATGGCGGGTGTTGAACGATTCCCCTGCGGTTCAAGCCTGCTTTACTTCTTACAAGGCAATGATGGGGATTCGTCTTTCTCACATATGACCTTGTCCTCAGACATATTTAACAAAGCCCACTGCAGCGATGCATTAAACATTGAGCCATGTGTCAGACCCGAATAGAGTTGGTATGAGGCAGAAATTCCTTCTGCACTTAGGGTAGATATCATATTCTGTACATCCTTCAGAATCTCCGATGGTGTACCATCTCTGGTTTTTTTTTCGTCACCATCACCTTCCATCAGATACAGGCGTTTATTTCTGATCGCACTTCCCGGTACCGACATGATTTTTTTCATCATATTATTGTCGTTACCGAGAGATGGACTTGCTGAGTAAAATGAATGGAAAAAAGACGAATATAACCAAGAGTCGAGTACAAAGAGGCCACCATAGGAATGTCCCCAGATTCCGCGGTTAGTCGTATTGATCCTTATATTTCTTTCAACCCGGGGAGCAATGCTCTCTTCGATCAGGTGACGAAAATTGATACTGCCTCCTCCTATTCTGCCATGCATATCCTTCACTTTACCATTTCCCGAAGGCGTATAATCATAAGCCCTGGCATGCAGATCAAAGGGTAGTGGAGTCTGATAGCCAATGATTATTATAACGGGAGGTGTATGGGAAGATAGTTCCTTCAGAAAGCCGTCAGATAACCTGTCCATCACAGCATTACCATCCAGCATATAAAGAACGGGGAATCCTTCTTCAGGAGGTGCCTTTTTCGGTACGGCTGTCCAGACCTGATAATGGCGTTGGCCATCAGTGGAATCAAATTTTGTAATTGAGAAGCTGTAAAAAGCCGAACCCTTATCTGCGATATTGGGGCCAAGAGGTCTCATGTCTGGTCTTGCGTAGCTATTAGATGCACAGATAAAGATCAAAAATAAAGCTGTTAGTTGCGAAGAGATACTCTTACATATCTTGCTGCATAACGGATGATTCATTTGCGTCCCTTTCTTGATTCCACTGATTATTTATTTTCGCAGTGCCACCCAGTCAAAAAGTGATGGATGAGAAAGATGACAAGTTAATGATAATAGTAATCACTTGCAACCGCCTTATGTAACTTACGAAGTACAATTAACCAAAGGCATTCATGCCGTCAGTATCGACTTAGGCCTGAAGGATACGGCGACAACGTCAGCGGTGAAAAGCTGGTTGCGGGGCGCAGTCTGGCCACCTGTTGAAGCAGGAATCAGACACTTGGCCTGACTCGAGTAGTTTTAGGTGGGAACGGATGTCTCACGGGTATAGCGAATAATCCATGTAAAGGTACCTATTCTATTATGATTGCAACACTTTCAGACTCTGCTGTAATAATTCCATTCCCCTTGCCAGCTGACGCAGATATTGTGTCTCCAGCATAAGCCAGTAGTGGTCGCTGCATGTATGGCGGTGATGGCCACTGAGTAGCTGCATACCTGGAAAAGCGCCATTGTGGTAACTTAAGTCTGGATGATAATCATCGGCAGCTCTATAACGCAGGCGGTGCCAGAGCCCGACGGCGGTATGCAGATGGTGTGGTGAGGCTGACTGGCATGCCTGTTTTAATTCTCCCAGCAACGTCACCCACGGTTTCAGCGAAAACGCCGGATCAATGATGCTTTGTAACTGTGTCAGCTCGTCGATCATCTGTTGTAGATACTGGTGTACGTCTAAGGGCAGTCTCTCTTCTGTGAGGAGTTGCTGCAGCCAGAGATAATGGATACGGGCATCGCGCAGTAAATTCTCTTCATCAACTTTATCCAGCGTATCCTCTTCCGTATGCCACCACCAGCCACCTCCGCTGCCGGGGGAGAGCGTAGACCGCACCGTTTGGGTTTCACGTAACGCGAAGTGCAGTGGTATACCCACTCCCCAGAAAGATTGATCGGCACCTTTACCGAGTGGGGTGATACGATTGGCCTCATTTCCTGTCACAGCCTGTAACGCCTGATTCAGCCATATCCTAGACTCGGCACCGCTGGCGTTAATCATCAGTTGATCTCCACCAAGACAGCCGGGCGAGTCTACATTTATATGCGCCACTGCATGATGCAGCAGTTCGGCGCGGTGACTATCGGCGTACCAGGCAGAACCGCCATAGCGGGCATTGGAATGGCCTGGCCACCAGGCGATGCGTAACCCGCGTTGAAGTGGTTGTGGATGTCGGGCAAACGCCAGCGCCATTGCCAGACATAATGCGTTGCCTGTGGCGTTATCGGTTAGTCCCTGGTGCCAGGAGTCATAGTGCGACGAGAGCAGCACGAATTCATCGCTGTTCCCTGGAATCTCCACCACAGGCAGGGAACAGGTTGCTACATGTTCGCGTACTTCAGTGGTGATCCGGGCACGCAAAGATCGCTGCTGCAACAGAGCCAGCAATGCGTTTCCCTGTTGCTGATTGATGGAAATGACCGGAAGGCGAGGATAGCGCAGCGTATCTTCGGGCACCGGGCTTCCCCAGATGGGGCCAACGGTCTCTTCATGCAACGCCGTTTCCGGAGAACCCCAGACATGAATTAAACCTGCCGCACCTGCCCGCATCAAACGTTGTACATAATCTTCAAAACCCTGATCGGCAATCACCAGCTTGCCGCGCACAGAGGCACTCCAGTCGGCAAAGGCGTTATCAGTGACAAATGACATCGCCTGGCTATCATAAAACAGCTCGGCCTCACACCCCTGAGGGCAGTGGGCCGAGAACGAACGGGTTTTCGCCTGAAAGCGTATATCCGGAAACGCGGGCAGGCTCAGGCTGGCGGTGAGTGGGTCACTCAGCCACAGCCGACAGCTTTCACGTTTACAGGGGATGCCCTGTTGTTCCAGCAATAAGCACAGTACATCTACGCTGCGTTCGGCATCTTCGCTGCCGGACAATCGATGGAGGTCAGCAAAGGCTTCCAGCAATTGTCGCATGATCGGTTGCCACTCACTGAGTTGCATTGACCGGCTCCGTGCGGGTGACTTTCATCTCCAGATCACCAAAGTAATGCTGCTTAATCTTTTCCCAGGTACCATCGGCCATGACTTTCGCCAGCCCTTCATTTAGCAGCTTCTGCATTTTCTCATCGCCTTTACGCACCCCATAAGCTGAGCCGATGCTGAACAGCAGATCATCACGAACTTCCGGACCAGTAAGCGCAAAATCTTTGCCCTCCGGTTTATTGAGAAAACCATAGGTTACGGCTACCCCAGGACTTAATGCGCCATCCAGACGACCGGCCGCCAGGTCCTGATAAATCACATCCTGATCAGGGTACATCACCACATCCACACCTTTCGGAGCCCAGTATTTGTTGGCGTACATTTCCTGGATTGATCCCTGCTGCACGGCAATACGTTTACCCTGAAGCGACGTCACATCAGGCTGCAAATTGCTGCCCTTATGTGCGACCAGCTTGGTCGGTATATGGTAAATAAAATCACTGAAATCGATTGATTTCTGACGTTTGGCAGTGGCACCCAGCGGGGAGATGAAATCTACCTTACGCGCCATCAATGACGGAATCTCGGCATCAAAGCTGCTGACGACATATTCGCACTTTACCTGCACCGCTTTACA
The sequence above is a segment of the Pantoea sp. At-9b genome. Coding sequences within it:
- a CDS encoding ParA family plasmid-partitioning AAA ATPase; the encoded protein is MIIVLGSQKGGVGKSTLAVSIAAGLLSRGYRVLIVDADDQKSVLTWYNNRPESLPHIPVTGASGNIKAMLKEHAKSYDYIIADCAGRDSAEMRSGLMAADVFISPLRPSQMDLDVVPHTCSVFTAAKDFNEEVKGYLVLNMTPTNMFVNEGNEAAQVLEDFPQMKLAVTRICDRKAHRDAWAESMTIYETENSKAKDEVERLIQEVIL
- a CDS encoding molybdopterin-dependent oxidoreductase, giving the protein MTTHHKLAVMHWGTYRVSTTEGALTGIEPVEWDRNPSAIGQSLVGAVDGASRIRRPAVRLGYLQHGRGARQGRGKEPFVEVSWETALALVADELTRVKQTHGNQAFYAGSYGWSSAGRFHHAQSQLHRFFNQLGGYTDSTNTYSLAAAERLLPHIIGELDVLQKQHTHWSSLAEHCELFVAFGGLPLRNSQVNGGAANDHSLKHWLGEMQRNGTHFINVSPVKNDLSGVTNAEWLSLQPGSDTALLLALSYVLIDESLYDANFVASHTVGFAQYRDYLVGNKDGKAKDPAWAAQITGIDAQKIRELARFMAAKRTMINIAWSLQRAFQGEQTFWATVALAAMIGQIGTPGGGLGFAYASTNLAGSVRRTFSGPRFPAGSNPINKVIPVARLSDMLLNPGGAYQFDGKDCTYPDIRLVYWAGGNAFHHHQDLNRLVEAWRQPDTVVVHEQYWTAQAKFADIVFPVTTSLERNDIGSSSNDGYMIAMRQHIAAQGEARSDYAIFHALAEKLGFGESFSEGRDAEAWIRFIYDASRQRAVADGIELPAFDDFWAQGMLEYERPDQPQIFLQAFRDDPEQSPLPTPSGKIELFSQTVADFGYEECPGHPFWYEPEAQSQRATAALWPLHLLSSQPRTRLHSQYDHGSVSRKTKIQDREPLWMHPQDAAARNIQEGSVVKVFNSRGKILAGVHLSEDIRPGVVQMSTGAWYDPQDPSLPDSLDKHGNPNVLTEDRGSSRLGQGCSAQSCWVEIERWDEPLPEVTAFQPPIFVAMSK
- a CDS encoding alpha/beta hydrolase, translated to MNHPLCSKICKSISSQLTALFLIFICASNSYARPDMRPLGPNIADKGSAFYSFSITKFDSTDGQRHYQVWTAVPKKAPPEEGFPVLYMLDGNAVMDRLSDGFLKELSSHTPPVIIIIGYQTPLPFDLHARAYDYTPSGNGKVKDMHGRIGGGSINFRHLIEESIAPRVERNIRINTTNRGIWGHSYGGLFVLDSWLYSSFFHSFYSASPSLGNDNNMMKKIMSVPGSAIRNKRLYLMEGDGDEKKTRDGTPSEILKDVQNMISTLSAEGISASYQLYSGLTHGSMFNASLQWALLNMSEDKVICEKDESPSLPCKK
- a CDS encoding M28 family peptidase, translating into MQLSEWQPIMRQLLEAFADLHRLSGSEDAERSVDVLCLLLEQQGIPCKRESCRLWLSDPLTASLSLPAFPDIRFQAKTRSFSAHCPQGCEAELFYDSQAMSFVTDNAFADWSASVRGKLVIADQGFEDYVQRLMRAGAAGLIHVWGSPETALHEETVGPIWGSPVPEDTLRYPRLPVISINQQQGNALLALLQQRSLRARITTEVREHVATCSLPVVEIPGNSDEFVLLSSHYDSWHQGLTDNATGNALCLAMALAFARHPQPLQRGLRIAWWPGHSNARYGGSAWYADSHRAELLHHAVAHINVDSPGCLGGDQLMINASGAESRIWLNQALQAVTGNEANRITPLGKGADQSFWGVGIPLHFALRETQTVRSTLSPGSGGGWWWHTEEDTLDKVDEENLLRDARIHYLWLQQLLTEERLPLDVHQYLQQMIDELTQLQSIIDPAFSLKPWVTLLGELKQACQSASPHHLHTAVGLWHRLRYRAADDYHPDLSYHNGAFPGMQLLSGHHRHTCSDHYWLMLETQYLRQLARGMELLQQSLKVLQS
- a CDS encoding transporter substrate-binding domain-containing protein yields the protein MKSAVTLLTVMTMALSAQALAAGETLRVGADLSYPPFQYRDAAGTPTGFEIDITNAVCKAVQVKCEYVVSSFDAEIPSLMARKVDFISPLGATAKRQKSIDFSDFIYHIPTKLVAHKGSNLQPDVTSLQGKRIAVQQGSIQEMYANKYWAPKGVDVVMYPDQDVIYQDLAAGRLDGALSPGVAVTYGFLNKPEGKDFALTGPEVRDDLLFSIGSAYGVRKGDEKMQKLLNEGLAKVMADGTWEKIKQHYFGDLEMKVTRTEPVNATQ